The stretch of DNA ACCGGATTATGTAAATTCATCAAATAATGAAGAGATCAAATCAAAAATCAGAGAATATGAAGATGCACTCTTCGAGAGATCCAAACATGATACAGATCCAATGAACATGTCCGAGGCATTTAGCTCATTAAATATTAAATTAACATATGATAAATACTTAAAAAAGAACAAATTAAACCCAAATCCGTTTGAACCTGATATTTACCCACATTCTTTCTCTGATGAACCTGATCCTCTGAAAAACATTCGGGATAAAATAACTGTATTTTTTATTCAAACACAACGGTTAGTTCATTTTGGTGATGATCCGTCGGAAGGAAAATCAGCAATTGATGAATGCGTCGATGATTATAACTCGATATTGGACAATGCCACAAACATAACACAAAAAATGGCAGAATATAGTGCATTAAGTTTCCCTGATCGATTGATTACAAAGTTTAATGCCCTAGAACGAAGTGAATATCCAACCATACTCGAATTAGAGGAAAAAATCAATTTATTAAACGAAGAAGTGGATGAACTCTCCTCCCATGGGATTGTACTTGACTTAAAACTCGATAAAAGGTTTGAAAATACAATCGAAGAGCCCGACACAGAAATGGACTATTATGGAGAGTCATATTTGCTTTGTTCGGACAGATTGATAAATCCAATTTCAAGACCTATAATAGATCTTGCACTGGACGATGCATTAGACAATGTGCGTTACTTTGTTCCGTTGTTGTACAGTAAGAACTATCTTGATTACCTAATTGAAGAATTTAAGACATCCAATATTTTTTTACAAAAGAACATGGGTCCAAAGGTATTCAATGAGAGAACAAGGTTAGAGTCAAACACCTTCAAGGTGCTGTCATCTGGAGAACAGAATTTACTTAAGATATTTTTTGAACTACTGTTTAAACCACTTACTGTCTTTTATGGGAAATTATTAGAAGGATCATTCGAACACATTAGTTGTAAGCTAAATTTACTTTTTCT from Methanofollis liminatans DSM 4140 encodes:
- a CDS encoding AAA family ATPase, which translates into the protein MDPLTLDQIDVYGLFTPDTNYTEIKLNDPERTTIIHGINGCGKTTLMKMLYGFFTGDYNIFKKTRFNSFHLQFSDGTTIRIYSHFFYLIRQSLEDNSYDKFLNSFEEYMDNNSAIFLEYINNMNLKNYEIFVITPEGIKILIPDYVNSSNNEEIKSKIREYEDALFERSKHDTDPMNMSEAFSSLNIKLTYDKYLKKNKLNPNPFEPDIYPHSFSDEPDPLKNIRDKITVFFIQTQRLVHFGDDPSEGKSAIDECVDDYNSILDNATNITQKMAEYSALSFPDRLITKFNALERSEYPTILELEEKINLLNEEVDELSSHGIVLDLKLDKRFENTIEEPDTEMDYYGESYLLCSDRLINPISRPIIDLALDDALDNVRYFVPLLYSKNYLDYLIEEFKTSNIFLQKNMGPKVFNERTRLESNTFKVLSSGEQNLLKIFFELLFKPLTVFYGKLLEGSFEHISCKLNLLFLIDEPELSLHITWQNKLLEEMLKVQKNSVLTTNSILIATHSPDFINDRWDLTYSMNPSGRD